CCACACCAAAAAGAATGCAAGTCTATTGGagattatttttgtcttctgGAAAATGCTccaaatggatatatatatatatatatatatatatatatatatatatatatatatatatatatcacaatcaATCACAAACAATATCAAAGGCCATGCAAGTATAAAGGATACCACAAGAGCCCTGACAATGTCACCAGCACGAAAAGATAAGTGCATATCCACTTTATCAATCTCAGTTGCTCTAACATCTTGTTGCCTGCAAAGATTAAGAATGACTGAGTTTGCAACATACTAAAAACTTGGCCTAAATTATACAAATCTATTCGAAAGTTCAAATTGCTGAAGGCCATACTACAAGTATACTTTATGTATAAATAAGATTTCATGGTGTAACACAATAAAATTAATGCAAATATCATCTAATATATGCAATGCAAAAGCAAAATAGACAAAAAGCTAATTAGAgacaatatataattttttttcaagtaaaaatatttcattaaaaacaaaagggCGCatccaagtacacaggaagtatacaagagaaacacctaaatagaaaaatataagaaatcaAAAGTCATGAAAACTAGAAATGCATAAACAGGGTGGTTATGTGCCATGCTGCAACGGCGGTGGTTATGTCGTCAAGGCAAGTGAATCCTTTGGGTGAAGAAGAACGCGTGGTAACTGCTAGACTGTTGGGTTCTTCGTCTGTTGGTCCGCAGGGCAAGGACCGTCTTTGCTCTGTCCCAAGTGATGTTGCTTGTTCAGCTGGTTTTGCGGAACAGACACAGGCTTGTGTGAAGGAGATGCTGGCTCTTCTTGGGGCGTGGACGAGTCAGGTCCTGGCTTTTGAACAGGCCCTTAGGGAGCTTATGCAAGATTTGAAAGGAGTTGGGCCTTGGAAGATTCTTAAGTCGTTAGTCCTTGGGCATTCTAAGATGAGGCCTTGGCGCAAGACTAAGAGCAAACCCATTTTCCGGTGCGCCCTAAAAAAGTTTAATACAGGTTCTGTATCGACTGTGGATGCGGGTCACCAGGTCCCAAGCTCTTCCCGTCCCAGTGGGTGTGGTTCATTGTCTCTGTTTGATACCGGTGACTCCTTCCGCGAGAGTTTATGGTGGGTTTGGGTCTATCCTGGGTGTCGCTCAGTGTTTGTCGCCGAAGGTGCTAGGTTCTTCTTCGTCGTTGACTGAGCGTGACTCTCATGTTGCTGTCCTCAACATTTTGCCTGGGTTGGGTTCCTTTCCGGGGTCACCTCAAAAGGTAGTGCTCGCCTCTCTGGCGGATTCTCTGGTGTGTTCTGCGCTTTCTCTTGCCTTGGTTCGACAGGATGTGCCTCAAGCTAAGAATTCTTTTATTACTTCACCGATATCGTCAGGGGCCCCTCTATCCCTGACTCTGTCAAAGCCTCTGTTCTTATATATGCGCAAGCCTAAGGTTTTGAAATCATTAAGTCTCTGTTCTCCGTCGCTTGCTTGGTTTGCCTTTTCTCATCCGATGAAGGATCTTTGTGGTTGGTCTACTCTGGAGTTGAGGATGGATGAAGCCTAGGTTTCGTCCTCTGCTATGGTGTCTTTGGATTTTTTCCAGCCCTCGGGGTGTTTCTCGCCTTCTTCTGATTCGGTGAGGTGAGCTGCTCCTATTGGGTGTCTCTCGCCAAATCCTCAACCTTTAGCTTTTGTTTCCATGCTGGCACAATGCCCCTATTTCTATGGCATCTTCGAGTCGTATTGATTGGAATATTGGGTTTAGTTCGGATGAGGAGGAAGGTATTGCTTGGGTTGAGGAGGATGATGATTTTCCATGGGAGGGTGATGGAGTTTTCCCTCAGGATTAGAAGGCAAGGGACGATGCAGTTGTTGCTATGTTTTTGTCGGGTGCTTGGTCCATCACCCAGGTTATGAATGGGGTGACTTAGGCCCCTCTCCTTCCTTCGAAGGCGGGTTCCGCTTCCAAGCTGAAAGGCCAGAGGGAATTGAATAATCTGAAATGTTCTATCAATTATGAGGGATCTAGCCGTGGCAAAGGCAAAAGGAAGTAGTATCTTTGTGGGTTTCTCTATTATTTGGGTTGTTGGGTCCTTTGTTTGTTTGGGCTGTTTTGTGGTTTTTGGATTTCTTTGTAGTTTGTTTcctgctttttctttcttccttgtttttggtgtccttgtgtatacttctagtgtactttaggggcgccttacgctttttataaaattctcttacttataaaaaaaaaatcttaagtaGCTATCCACCGAAAAAGGTATGAAAAAATAAGGCCTTCTGAGACAACAGATAATTTGATTGAACTTTATTTAAATATCTGCATAAGTATCCAGAATTACATGCTTTGAGCAATAAGAAATTGCTATGCAATTACACATACTTgattatgaaaaaatgaagactTGTGAGCAATATGCATGAATGAAATGAAGCACATAGGTGAACACCAAGTCTCTTAAACAAATAGGCGTCTTGTATAAATCATGACCAGATAACCGATGACCTTAAATCATAAGTGGAAACCAGAGAATTGGGAATGGACATGAAGATGTGTTCCCAAACACTAACCACAATAGAATTAACCCACTCTTTAATTGGAAAACCCGAGAGGCATTCCAATACCCGAGAGGCATAACCACAGAAAACCCACCGTAATCAATGCCACTAGCTCTGACTGATACCGAATAATGCAGTCCACAATACACTAAGGACTGTTGAAACTGATTTAGAGCAAATTAAGATATAGGTAGGGAAAGTTTATGAAAAGACACAAACCCAATGTAGGGCTGTAGAGAATAATTCTCTGCAATAATttggtttaataaaaaaaaaaagccatgtcTTACAATGCTTCAAGGACTGAATTTAAGTAACTCAACATCTCCTAATAATTATCTCCTAGTTCCAAGACCTCTAGAGACAACTAGCATAATAAATACTTCTATTTACAAGAGCAAGTAGTCAAAAAGTTAGATAAGACTTGTGAAATAAAGACTCTTGACTGTCTTGAATTCAGCACAAACTACAAAATCAAATACTTAATAGCATAGCTGCCCCAAAACTAGATTAATTAATAATCTGCCAAAACTTTAAGAAATACTTAAGACACCCATAAACATGAAATCAAAGCTTGCTAGCCGCATCACTTGTGCTCAAAGTCTCTAGCTCCTAAAGAAAATGACAAAGCTATCTAATCCTGGCTGTATACTACCAAATATTTGGTTAGTACAAAACAGGAATCATAATGTCATTATTATGTTCAAGAGTACAACAATAAGAAGTTGTTTAGGGTCTGCGCTCCACTATTTCATCTATATGCAGCCATCTTAGCAAAACAAGTAAAGGGGCTGGGGCAGCCTTTAGATTCCCAATCCAGATAGAAAGGTACAGGTGCAACTGTTCCCTTAATAAATAAAGGGATGATTTTACATACGTTACAATAATAAAAGGATGATACATACCTAATTATGCCAGTAAACTTTTCTCTAACAGACTTGGGACCAACACACATAATATCAGCTGAAGCCATCTTAGCCATCACTTTAGTAACCTATTATaatcaggaaaagaaaaaaagacgtctacatatataaatcattttaaacATAGCTcgcagaaagaaagaaagaaggaaagttAGTAGGATTGATAGCCATACAAACGTTTTTCAAGCGAACAACAAAAAATGcatatattcatccaaaaaaaaaactaaaaacgcATATGTATACAGCATTATGCTTGAAAGAAAACTTTGGCGTGCTCTTATACAAACATAAGCCGGATGGGAAGAAATGGATATATAGTTTCGAATCCTATAAATAATGCTTGTAACGATGTTCTCAacaatgaaaaacaaatcaTGCAAAGGCACAAAAGAGCACTATAAACTAATACAGACTTGTACAATTATGTATAGTTTGTGAGTacgtttttgaaaaattgcgaGGCAAGaggtgcatttttaaaattgcatgaTTTAAAAGGTAAACTGCagttttaaaagttaaaatgcaattttattttacaaaacgTTTAACAATTTCAAATCTCTGGTTTTAAAATCGATATTTTTAAATCTTACGATTTGAAATCGCAAACACATATGGATCTTAGTGCCTTTCCGATCCCAAAATAACAagtattaatataaaacaaaaaaaaaaaaaaaaaaaaaaaaaaaaaaaaacacaaacacaaacacacacacacaggagGATATGTAAAGAAGGCCACTTACTCGGGCAAGAACCACGGATCCCGGTTCTGGAATAACACCATGGGCCTTGAGATGAGTTACTTCCACAGTGGGTCTCTGAAAGTGACAatgaatattaaattttttttttttaaaaaaaacaaacaaaaacaaaaaacaaaaagaaaaaaacaaagaggaaGCAGCTGAAGCCAATAATACTACAACTAAAAAGAAGCAAAGATGATTCCGTAATTTCaagatttcaagtgtattaTTTATTGTGAAAGAACCTGATCCTGGTCGGGGGGAGGGGAGACGGTGCGGCGAAACCCAGTGAGGGAAGCGTAGACCAAGTTGTTGTGGGGCGCCACATAGGCGCCTCTCCCTGCCTTCACGTCGGATGCCTTTCCCAGCACTTCCCCTGGTGTCACCACCTCTTTCTCTCGTCCCGCTTCCTCCATTCTTCCTCTCAAAATAGGCAGCGGCAGTGGAGGGTTCACAAGACTCGCCTCTAGAGCTGGACAATGGTTTCGGCCGGGTAACTGacaattttctctaattttttaggGCATATTGCACTTGTGTTTTGCCCAACCTTcgggagtgttttttttttttttttttgggagtttGAAGGTAGAGGGAAACatataactttatatatatataatatttattgttttttgttttgtgttttttcccttttctttttggaataattacaccgttggtctctgtggtataccataattatttttcactccctatagtttaaaaagttcatgggaggtcctcgtgatatgcaataattacaaatcgatccctagcgtcaaattttgttaaaatttttaacagattccgtcaaatgccacgtcagcgacacatgtcgccaataagatggcgatatgtgtccaccgtaataaaaaaatataaatttatttaaaaaaataaaaatacatattttttttaaaaaaaataaaaaattcaaaaaaaataaaaaaacaaaaaaaaaaaagctgaaggggccggccacccctttaggggtggcctggccggccccagccacccccagccactgggggtggcgcgtggccacccccagtggcctggggtggccatcgggccaccccctgtggcttgggggtggtcgcgcgccaccctcggccactggggtggccggctccttcagctttttttttttttaatttttttttgttttgtttttttttttaaagaataagtatttttatttattttttaataaatttatatatttttattacggtagacacgtgtcgctatcttattggcgacacgtgtcgctaacgtggcatttgacggaatcggttaaaaattttaacagaatttgacgccagggatcgatttgtaattattgcatatcacgaggacctcccatgaactttttaaaccatagggagtaaaaaataattatggtataccacagggaccaacggtgcaattatccctttcttttttactttttccgACGGACGGATATGCGACAAAACTCTtgtaaaattgagaaaaaatcatcaaaatggGAGTTTCTATAATTCTTAAGTCAATAAATGACTAGTCCCCAAGGGTAATTCAATCAGCTGGGGATTACGCTTCATAAAACGGaaatcactagttcgaatccccatTTTCCCATCTTgtatggacatgtcaaaaaaaaaaaatcaataaatgaCTCTAGATAGAATATTAAATAGAAATAGTGGGGAAGATGATATGCACACCTATTTTTCAGAAGTGTGCCCCTTATAAAGAAAGGATCCTTGAAAATAATCTCTAGATGCTTGTTAGGTGAGGGGGTGGGCCGATAGCATTTGATTGTTGGATATATAGTGGGATTGTTTGAATGGAATCCATGGTAAATTATATCCTCAAAACTCGTCCCCATTCCCATGACTACCAACTAGTCGGGCATTCAAAATCTcgttttcgttttctttttctttttctttttctttttggtaaaaTGAGTGTCAGTTACCTAAAACTCAGAAGTGATTCAAGGAATCCCCCTTTGAAAGCTTTACATGACCAAATATGAACTTACTAAGAGATGAGAAATGCTTCAGAccatctttttattattttttattcttcgttgatatgtcttttaaaatcactattagat
Above is a genomic segment from Alnus glutinosa chromosome 12, dhAlnGlut1.1, whole genome shotgun sequence containing:
- the LOC133851802 gene encoding uncharacterized protein LOC133851802, yielding MEEAGREKEVVTPGEVLGKASDVKAGRGAYVAPHNNLVYASLTGFRRTVSPPPDQDQRPTVEVTHLKAHGVIPEPGSVVLARVTKVMAKMASADIMCVGPKSVREKFTGIIRQQDVRATEIDKVDMHLSFRAGDIVRALVLSLGDARAYYLSTARNELGVVSAESTTGATMVPISWTEMQCPLTAQIEHRKVAKVGV